A genomic region of Geothrix edaphica contains the following coding sequences:
- a CDS encoding SPOR domain-containing protein, which translates to MPHRDQISIGSQSILWVAGVGVGLVTLAFVLGVQVGKQGAALRRPAQRGVEEELKDLPEPLLDQLKIFEGEGPDKLVATPRVDATAPAAEPKAEPRAEPADAGTWTLQLVATSDAAEAKRVADKAKAAGFATTTLKDKGQLKVRLARPADRAAVDKTAEKLKKAGFKPFAVKVD; encoded by the coding sequence ATGCCCCACCGTGACCAGATCAGCATCGGCAGCCAGTCCATCCTCTGGGTGGCGGGTGTGGGCGTGGGTCTGGTGACCCTGGCCTTCGTCCTGGGGGTCCAGGTGGGCAAGCAGGGCGCGGCCCTGCGCCGCCCAGCCCAGCGGGGCGTCGAGGAGGAACTGAAGGACCTCCCGGAGCCGCTGCTGGACCAGCTCAAGATCTTCGAGGGTGAAGGACCGGACAAGCTGGTGGCCACGCCGCGGGTGGATGCCACCGCCCCGGCGGCGGAACCCAAGGCGGAGCCAAGGGCAGAGCCCGCCGACGCCGGGACCTGGACCCTCCAGCTGGTGGCCACCTCCGACGCCGCGGAAGCCAAGCGCGTGGCCGACAAGGCCAAGGCCGCAGGCTTCGCCACCACCACCCTCAAGGACAAGGGCCAGCTGAAGGTGCGCCTCGCCAGGCCCGCCGACCGCGCCGCCGTCGACAAGACCGCCGAGAAGCTGAAGAAGGCCGGCTTCAAGCCCTTCGCGGTGAAGGTGGACTAG
- a CDS encoding NFACT RNA binding domain-containing protein has protein sequence MDAPLILALGRAWLRERGEIPLESAWASGRALGLRWAGRKAAEGWVLLLHPKPELWLLGAAHPAWTRLQAEAPRDSAKIWGPLLSGARLKAVEGDPRERWLGLVFQRRAITGRLETLRLAFQAIPGRAGIRVDGLDVPLSRLGLGSPFPAAAPEPQEEPPPFRRWRERWGSDLERALAGELPEVLDGEGGLLDRHRAWSEARAEELILGPAKAAAERKRQAEAARLDRLALALARDRAKHQGVLPLKAQAQRLAAELYRLKGVTGEAVLLDGGRVSLPEGKSAETAVQGWFTAAKKAERGLARVTELEAELARERAAWGKRMEAEAGGLAPEPPSARQPKGQGAARGHGAPKDKGTKRMQAEGKRKDGKGAAFRSVMVDGFEVLIGKGDAENDQLTFKVADNMDFWLHVASVPGSHVVIRNPDKLSELPRHVLERAAELAAYHSKARDGGKVEVHLARIADISKPRGFAPGKVILKKWIGIRVYPKP, from the coding sequence GTGGATGCTCCCCTGATCCTGGCCCTGGGGCGGGCTTGGCTCCGCGAGCGGGGCGAGATCCCCCTGGAATCGGCCTGGGCCTCGGGCCGGGCCCTGGGCCTGCGCTGGGCCGGGCGGAAAGCCGCCGAGGGCTGGGTGCTCCTGCTCCATCCGAAGCCCGAGCTGTGGCTGCTGGGGGCGGCCCATCCCGCCTGGACGCGCCTACAGGCCGAGGCGCCCAGGGACAGCGCGAAGATCTGGGGTCCCCTGCTCTCGGGGGCCCGGCTGAAGGCGGTGGAGGGGGATCCGCGGGAACGTTGGCTGGGCCTCGTGTTCCAGCGGCGGGCCATCACCGGGCGGCTGGAGACCCTGCGCCTCGCCTTCCAGGCCATCCCGGGCCGGGCCGGCATCCGGGTGGACGGCCTGGATGTGCCTCTCTCCCGTCTGGGATTGGGTTCCCCTTTTCCGGCCGCGGCGCCGGAGCCGCAGGAGGAGCCGCCGCCCTTCCGCCGCTGGCGGGAACGCTGGGGCTCCGATCTCGAGCGCGCCCTGGCGGGCGAGCTCCCGGAGGTGCTGGACGGCGAGGGCGGCCTATTGGACCGCCACCGCGCCTGGTCCGAGGCCCGGGCGGAGGAGCTCATCCTCGGACCCGCCAAGGCGGCGGCCGAGCGCAAGCGGCAGGCCGAGGCCGCCCGGCTGGACCGGCTGGCCCTGGCCTTGGCCCGGGACCGGGCGAAGCATCAGGGCGTGCTGCCCTTGAAGGCCCAGGCCCAGCGTCTGGCGGCGGAGCTCTACCGCCTGAAGGGCGTCACGGGCGAGGCGGTGCTGCTGGACGGGGGGCGCGTCTCCTTGCCCGAGGGGAAGAGTGCCGAGACCGCCGTCCAGGGTTGGTTCACCGCGGCCAAGAAGGCCGAGCGGGGTCTGGCCCGCGTGACTGAACTCGAGGCGGAGCTCGCGCGGGAGCGGGCCGCCTGGGGGAAGCGGATGGAGGCCGAAGCGGGAGGCCTTGCGCCGGAACCGCCCTCTGCGCGACAACCGAAGGGACAGGGCGCGGCGAGGGGGCACGGCGCCCCGAAAGACAAGGGGACGAAGCGGATGCAGGCAGAAGGCAAGCGCAAGGACGGCAAGGGCGCGGCTTTCCGCAGCGTCATGGTGGACGGCTTCGAGGTGCTCATCGGCAAGGGCGACGCGGAGAACGACCAGCTCACCTTCAAGGTGGCTGACAACATGGACTTCTGGCTGCACGTGGCCAGCGTGCCCGGCAGCCACGTGGTGATCCGCAATCCCGACAAGCTGAGCGAGCTGCCCCGCCACGTGCTGGAGCGCGCCGCCGAGCTGGCCGCCTACCACAGCAAGGCCCGGGACGGCGGCAAGGTGGAGGTCCACCTCGCCCGCATCGCCGACATCAGCAAGCCCCGCGGCTTCGCGCCAGGCAAGGTGATCCTCAAAAAGTGGATTGGCATCCGCGTCTATCCCAAGCCGTGA
- a CDS encoding diguanylate cyclase translates to MTIAAPKASKTLQVLLVDDNPIQLSLLHHLFQRHGHTTLEAKNGAEALIVLATECPDVVVSDCVMPLLDGYQLCRLLKDDRATRNLPVLLLTAQGVGLARFWAKTCGADRFLVKGRDLDHVVEAATSLVEQTDRLRPLPGTPRLAQENFGVDAIQRRLAQALEQRVVETALRDSISRLYTVEHDTLRLIRGFIEILQELVLPGALLVTYLGEEGTTCHGVHGASASEEDRRALEAAALQFAPPGVPAECHWHPVDDGDERRRALRDPVMRVLPALLPGYPAVGALGFFAERRSVEEYERLFEIANEELGRLLTLEDSRLRLYHQAIRDPLTGLFNRRHILDMLKIEVDQCGRFGQSLSLMLIDLDHFKAVNDRFGHATGDQVLSVMAQRMSFGLRKVDQLGRIGGEEFLAYGPQTDLDGLRALAERLREHVTLEPLPGLPPNYRVTLSIGLATWEGSEDTLERMLARADKALYQAKAEGRNRVIG, encoded by the coding sequence ATGACGATTGCCGCCCCCAAGGCCTCCAAGACCCTCCAGGTCCTACTGGTGGATGACAACCCTATCCAACTGAGCCTCCTGCACCACCTCTTCCAGCGCCATGGGCACACCACCCTGGAAGCCAAGAACGGCGCCGAGGCCCTCATCGTCCTCGCCACCGAATGTCCGGACGTGGTGGTCAGCGACTGCGTCATGCCCCTCCTGGACGGCTACCAGCTCTGCCGCCTCCTCAAGGACGACCGGGCCACGCGCAACCTGCCGGTGCTTCTGCTGACGGCCCAGGGCGTGGGCCTGGCGCGGTTCTGGGCCAAGACCTGCGGCGCGGACCGCTTCCTGGTGAAGGGCCGGGACCTCGACCATGTGGTGGAGGCCGCCACGTCCCTCGTGGAGCAGACGGACCGCTTGCGCCCCCTCCCCGGCACGCCCCGGCTGGCCCAGGAGAACTTCGGCGTGGACGCCATCCAGCGGCGCCTGGCCCAGGCCCTGGAACAGCGCGTGGTGGAGACGGCGCTGCGCGATTCCATCTCCCGGCTCTACACCGTCGAGCACGACACCCTGCGGCTGATCCGGGGCTTCATCGAGATCCTCCAGGAGCTCGTGCTGCCCGGCGCCCTCCTCGTGACCTACCTGGGGGAGGAGGGGACCACCTGCCACGGCGTCCATGGGGCCTCCGCCAGCGAGGAGGACCGGAGGGCCCTCGAAGCCGCCGCCCTCCAGTTCGCCCCGCCCGGCGTCCCGGCGGAGTGCCACTGGCATCCCGTGGACGACGGCGACGAGCGCCGCCGCGCCCTCCGGGACCCGGTGATGCGGGTGCTGCCCGCCCTCCTGCCCGGCTACCCGGCGGTGGGCGCCCTCGGGTTCTTCGCCGAGCGTCGCTCCGTCGAGGAATACGAGCGGCTGTTCGAGATCGCCAACGAGGAGCTGGGCCGCCTCCTCACCCTGGAGGACTCCCGGCTCCGCCTGTACCACCAGGCCATCCGCGATCCCCTGACGGGCCTGTTCAACCGGCGGCACATCCTCGACATGCTGAAGATCGAAGTGGATCAATGTGGGCGCTTCGGGCAGAGCCTGTCCCTCATGCTCATCGACCTCGACCACTTCAAGGCCGTGAACGATCGCTTCGGCCACGCCACCGGGGACCAGGTGCTCAGCGTCATGGCGCAGCGCATGTCCTTCGGGCTGCGGAAGGTGGACCAGCTGGGCCGCATCGGCGGCGAGGAGTTCCTGGCCTACGGGCCCCAGACGGATCTGGACGGCCTTCGCGCCCTGGCCGAGCGGCTCCGCGAGCATGTCACGCTGGAACCCCTGCCGGGCCTCCCCCCCAATTACCGGGTGACCCTGAGCATCGGCCTGGCGACCTGGGAAGGGTCCGAGGACACGCTGGAGCGGATGCTGGCCCGGGCCGACAAGGCCCTCTACCAGGCCAAGGCCGAGGGTCGGAACCGCGTCATCGGCTGA